A window of Cohnella herbarum contains these coding sequences:
- a CDS encoding carbon-nitrogen hydrolase family protein encodes MNKSHATVAVVQSVPILFDKQSAMDKIASKSREAAARGADLIVFPEVFLPGYPRGLSFGARVGSRTADGRRDWERYWASSIDIPGTETDLIGELAKELGVYLIIGVVERDKEFSRGTLYNSIVYVGPDGSVLGKHRKLVPTGSERLLWGQGDGSTLTVIDTPFGRVGGLICWENYMPLARTAMYAQGIDIYIAPTADARDTWQSTIRHIACEGRCYVVSCNQFATKASYPADLAGYEDIEEDADILSRGGSAIVGPLGDYVVEPLYNEEGVLLATLDLSLVTQSRFDFDVVGHYSRPDIFQLVVNDKKQDIVRRI; translated from the coding sequence TCCGCGATGGACAAGATTGCGAGCAAGTCGAGAGAGGCGGCCGCGCGGGGAGCGGATTTGATCGTGTTCCCGGAAGTCTTCTTGCCGGGTTATCCGCGCGGTCTGAGCTTCGGCGCTCGGGTCGGAAGCCGTACGGCCGATGGGAGACGGGATTGGGAGCGTTACTGGGCAAGCTCCATCGACATACCGGGCACCGAGACCGATCTCATCGGAGAGTTGGCGAAGGAACTGGGAGTCTATTTGATCATTGGCGTCGTAGAGCGCGATAAGGAGTTTAGCAGAGGAACTTTATATAATTCTATCGTATACGTCGGACCGGATGGGAGCGTTCTTGGCAAACATCGCAAGCTCGTACCTACCGGTTCTGAACGTCTCCTGTGGGGACAAGGGGACGGGAGCACGCTTACCGTTATCGACACGCCGTTCGGCAGAGTGGGCGGTTTGATTTGCTGGGAAAATTACATGCCGCTTGCCCGGACGGCTATGTACGCGCAAGGGATCGACATCTATATTGCGCCTACTGCTGATGCCCGCGATACGTGGCAGTCTACGATCCGCCATATCGCTTGCGAAGGGCGCTGTTACGTCGTTTCCTGTAATCAGTTTGCAACTAAAGCCTCGTATCCTGCTGATTTGGCTGGATATGAGGATATCGAGGAAGACGCGGACATTTTGAGCAGAGGAGGCAGCGCTATCGTAGGGCCTCTTGGCGACTATGTCGTTGAGCCTCTTTATAACGAGGAAGGGGTTCTATTGGCGACGCTTGATCTTTCCCTTGTTACGCAAAGCCGGTTTGATTTTGATGTGGTCGGGCATTACAGCCGTCCGGACATCTTTCAATTGGTTGTCAATGATAAAAAGCAGGATATCGTGCGAAGAATTTGA